The following coding sequences are from one Streptomyces sp. NBC_01232 window:
- the pepN gene encoding aminopeptidase N: MPGTNLTREEAQQRAKLLTVDSYEIELDLSGAQEGGSYPSVTTVRFQSAEAGAETFIDLVAPAVHEVVLNGKSLDVAAVFQDSRIALSALEAGANELRVVADCAYTNTGEGLHRFVDPVDQQAYLYTQFEVPDARRVFASFEQPDLKATFQFTVTAPEGWTVISNSPTPEAADVKDNVWRFEPTPRISSYITALIVGPYHAVHSSYEGPDGQSVPLGIYCRPSLAEFLDADAIFDVTRQGFDWFQEKFAYDYPFAKYDQLFVPEFNAGAMENAGAVTIRDQYVFRSKVTDAAYEVRAETILHELAHMWFGDLVTMEWWNDLWLNESFATYTSIACQAYAEGSKWPHAWTTFANSMKTWAYRQDQLPSTHPIMADIRDLDDVMVNFDGITYAKGASVLKQLVAYVGMDAFFKGVQAYFKAHAFGNTRLSDLLGALEETSGRDLTAWSKAWLETAGINILRPEVTTDANGVITAFGIRQEAPALPAGAKGQSTLRPHRIAVGLYELQDGALVRTDRIELDIDGALTTVPELVGRTRPAVFLLNDDDLSYAKVRLDEESLATVTAHIGDFTESLPRALCWASAWDMTRDGELATRDYLALVLSGIGKESDIGVVQSLHRQVKLAIDLYADPAWREQGLAAWTEATLEQLRGAEPAGDHQLAWARAFAATARTEGQLTYLSALLDGAAEIEGLAVDTELRWTFLERLVATGVAGEPAIAAELLRDATAAGERHAATARAARPTAEAKAEAWASVVESGDLPNAVQEAVIGGFVQTDQRELLAPYTEKFFSAVKNVWETRSHEIAQQIAVGLYPALQVSQETLDATDAWLASAEPNAALRRLVSESRAGVERALKAQAADAAAAQA, translated from the coding sequence GTGCCAGGCACGAATCTCACCCGTGAAGAGGCTCAGCAGCGGGCAAAGCTGCTCACCGTCGACTCCTACGAGATCGAACTCGATCTCAGCGGCGCACAGGAGGGTGGCAGCTACCCGTCCGTGACCACCGTGCGCTTCCAGTCGGCCGAGGCCGGGGCGGAGACCTTCATCGACCTGGTCGCTCCGGCCGTGCACGAGGTCGTCCTCAACGGCAAGTCGCTGGACGTCGCGGCGGTCTTCCAGGACTCCCGGATCGCCCTGAGCGCCCTGGAGGCCGGGGCCAACGAGCTCCGCGTCGTCGCGGACTGCGCGTACACGAACACGGGTGAGGGTCTCCACCGCTTCGTGGACCCGGTCGACCAGCAGGCCTATCTCTACACCCAGTTCGAGGTGCCGGACGCGCGGCGGGTCTTCGCCAGCTTCGAGCAGCCCGACCTGAAGGCCACGTTCCAGTTCACCGTGACGGCCCCCGAGGGCTGGACGGTCATCTCGAACTCCCCGACCCCCGAGGCCGCGGACGTCAAGGACAACGTCTGGCGCTTCGAGCCGACGCCGCGCATCTCCTCGTACATCACCGCGCTGATCGTCGGTCCGTACCACGCGGTGCACAGCTCCTACGAGGGCCCGGACGGCCAGTCCGTACCGCTCGGCATCTACTGCCGTCCCTCGCTCGCCGAGTTCCTCGACGCGGACGCGATCTTCGACGTGACCCGGCAGGGCTTCGACTGGTTCCAGGAGAAGTTCGCCTACGACTACCCCTTCGCCAAGTACGACCAGCTCTTCGTCCCGGAGTTCAACGCGGGAGCCATGGAGAACGCGGGCGCCGTCACCATCCGAGACCAGTACGTCTTCCGCTCGAAGGTGACGGACGCGGCGTACGAGGTGCGCGCGGAGACCATCCTCCACGAGCTCGCGCACATGTGGTTCGGCGACCTGGTCACCATGGAGTGGTGGAACGACCTGTGGCTGAACGAGTCGTTCGCGACGTACACGTCGATCGCCTGCCAGGCGTACGCGGAGGGCTCGAAGTGGCCGCACGCGTGGACCACCTTCGCCAACTCCATGAAGACCTGGGCGTACCGGCAGGACCAGCTGCCGTCCACGCACCCGATCATGGCGGACATCCGTGACCTCGACGACGTCATGGTCAACTTCGACGGCATCACGTACGCCAAGGGCGCCTCGGTGCTCAAGCAGCTCGTGGCCTACGTCGGCATGGACGCCTTCTTCAAGGGCGTGCAGGCGTACTTCAAGGCGCACGCGTTCGGCAACACGCGCCTGTCCGACCTGCTGGGCGCCCTGGAGGAGACCTCCGGCCGCGACCTGACGGCCTGGTCCAAGGCGTGGCTGGAGACGGCCGGCATCAACATCCTGCGCCCGGAGGTCACCACCGACGCGAACGGCGTGATCACTGCCTTCGGCATCCGCCAGGAGGCGCCCGCGCTGCCCGCCGGCGCCAAGGGCCAGTCCACGCTGCGCCCGCACCGCATCGCGGTCGGCCTGTACGAGCTCCAGGACGGCGCCCTCGTGCGCACCGACCGGATCGAGCTGGACATCGACGGCGCGCTGACCACGGTGCCGGAGCTGGTCGGCCGCACGCGCCCGGCGGTCTTCCTGCTGAACGACGACGACCTGTCCTACGCGAAGGTCCGCCTGGACGAGGAGTCCCTCGCCACGGTCACCGCGCACATCGGCGACTTCACGGAGTCCCTGCCGCGCGCCCTGTGCTGGGCCTCGGCCTGGGACATGACGCGTGACGGCGAGCTCGCCACCCGCGACTACCTGGCGCTGGTCCTCTCGGGCATCGGCAAGGAGTCCGACATCGGCGTCGTCCAGTCGCTGCACCGTCAGGTGAAGCTGGCCATCGACCTCTACGCCGACCCGGCGTGGCGGGAGCAGGGCCTGGCGGCCTGGACCGAGGCCACCCTGGAGCAGCTGCGCGGCGCGGAGCCGGCCGGGGACCACCAGCTGGCGTGGGCGCGGGCGTTCGCGGCCACCGCCCGCACCGAGGGGCAGCTCACCTACCTGTCGGCGCTGCTCGACGGTGCGGCGGAGATCGAGGGCCTGGCCGTCGACACCGAGCTGCGGTGGACGTTCCTGGAGCGGCTCGTCGCGACGGGCGTCGCCGGGGAGCCGGCCATCGCGGCCGAGCTGCTGCGGGACGCCACGGCGGCCGGCGAGCGCCACGCGGCGACCGCCCGTGCGGCGCGCCCGACGGCGGAGGCCAAGGCCGAGGCGTGGGCCTCGGTGGTGGAGTCCGGCGACCTGCCGAACGCGGTGCAGGAGGCCGTGATCGGCGGCTTCGTCCAGACCGACCAGCGCGAGCTGCTGGCCCCGTACACCGAGAAGTTCTTCTCGGCGGTCAAGAACGTGTGGGAGACCCGCAGCCACGAGATCGCCCAGCAGATCGCGGTGGGCCTCTACCCGGCGCTGCAGGTCTCGCAGGAGACCCTGGACGCGACGGACGCGTGGCTGGCCTCGGCCGAGCCGAACGCGGCCCTGCGCCGCCTGGTCTCGGAGTCCCGCGCGGGCGTCGAGCGCGCGCTGAAGGCCCAGGCCGCGGACGCCGCTGCCGCTCAGGCCTGA
- a CDS encoding LysR family transcriptional regulator, translated as MTEWDIKKLRILRTLAERGTVTRTAEALHMTPSAVSQQLTNLARQLGVVLLEAEGRRVRLTDAAHLVLRHTEAVFAQLERADAELAGYLAGDAGEVRVGAFSTAVPALVVPAVAALRRAHPGVEVRVRETEAAESYELLSAGGVDLALSLAAHAPTARDPRFTRVALLEDPLDVALPPGHPRADAADLRLADLSGDPWIYGGSGPWSEIARSACEAAGFVPEQAHSASGWTAILAMVEAGMGVALVPRMVSSRASGGTVRVLAHDRPTRHVIAAVRRGAESAPALAHVLAALREAASARR; from the coding sequence ATGACCGAGTGGGACATCAAGAAGCTGCGGATCCTGCGCACCCTCGCCGAACGGGGGACCGTGACCCGGACGGCCGAGGCGCTGCACATGACGCCCTCGGCCGTTTCGCAGCAACTGACGAACCTGGCCCGGCAACTGGGCGTGGTGCTGCTCGAGGCCGAGGGCCGCCGGGTGCGGCTCACCGACGCGGCCCACCTGGTCCTGCGGCACACGGAGGCGGTGTTCGCCCAGCTGGAGCGGGCCGACGCGGAACTGGCCGGATACCTCGCCGGGGACGCGGGTGAGGTACGGGTGGGCGCCTTCTCCACCGCGGTACCGGCGCTCGTGGTCCCGGCGGTGGCCGCGCTGCGGCGGGCCCACCCCGGGGTGGAGGTCCGGGTTCGGGAGACGGAGGCCGCGGAGTCGTACGAGCTCCTGTCGGCCGGCGGCGTGGACCTCGCGCTGTCGCTCGCGGCCCACGCACCGACCGCGCGGGACCCCCGGTTCACGCGGGTGGCGCTCCTGGAGGACCCCCTGGACGTGGCGCTCCCGCCGGGCCATCCACGGGCGGACGCGGCCGATCTGCGGCTGGCGGACCTCTCCGGCGACCCGTGGATCTACGGCGGCAGCGGTCCCTGGTCGGAGATCGCCCGGTCCGCCTGCGAAGCCGCGGGCTTCGTCCCGGAACAGGCGCACTCGGCGTCAGGCTGGACGGCGATCCTGGCCATGGTCGAGGCGGGCATGGGCGTGGCCCTGGTGCCCCGGATGGTGTCGAGCCGGGCCTCGGGCGGAACGGTGCGGGTCCTGGCCCACGACCGCCCGACCCGCCACGTGATCGCGGCGGTCCGCCGGGGCGCCGAATCCGCACCCGCACTGGCGCACGTCCTCGCCGCCCTGCGCGAGGCGGCCTCGGCCCGGCGGTAG
- a CDS encoding DMT family transporter — protein MDRVRTVSQARPGSTGKKGAAGLGVLLALLATVVWSGSFVATRGMAETVPPVQAVFWRWIIALLAVAPFAARQAWQQRALIRRHLGYIALATLFGVTLYNTLVHQAGLTTSASNMGMIMAASPVIMALYARIGGERLGTRRAFGILLAALGVLLLVGDGSIGFDFGAGDLWMFGAALSFATYSALLKRKPAELGGLAFLITTFVLGALMLAPAYAVSVAVQGGFAVNAGTVGPLLYVGVFSSAVAFFAWNRAVSMIGAARAGVVYYLQPVCVAGLGLLLLGERTGPAQLLCMALILGGVGLGSARR, from the coding sequence ATGGACCGCGTCCGTACCGTCTCGCAAGCCAGGCCCGGCAGCACGGGGAAGAAGGGTGCCGCCGGGCTCGGCGTACTCCTCGCCCTGCTCGCGACGGTCGTCTGGTCCGGCAGCTTCGTCGCCACCCGGGGCATGGCCGAGACCGTACCGCCCGTCCAGGCCGTCTTCTGGCGCTGGATCATCGCCCTGCTCGCCGTCGCCCCCTTCGCCGCCCGCCAGGCCTGGCAGCAGCGGGCCCTGATCCGGCGGCACCTCGGGTACATCGCCCTCGCCACGCTGTTCGGCGTCACCCTCTACAACACGCTCGTGCACCAGGCCGGACTGACCACATCCGCCTCCAACATGGGCATGATCATGGCGGCCTCGCCCGTCATCATGGCGCTCTACGCCCGCATCGGCGGCGAACGGCTCGGCACGCGGCGGGCCTTCGGCATCCTGCTCGCCGCCCTCGGCGTGCTGCTGCTCGTCGGCGACGGCTCCATCGGCTTCGACTTCGGAGCCGGCGACCTGTGGATGTTCGGCGCCGCCCTCTCCTTCGCCACGTACAGCGCCCTGCTCAAGCGCAAGCCCGCAGAACTCGGCGGCCTGGCCTTCCTGATCACCACCTTCGTGCTCGGCGCGCTGATGCTGGCACCTGCCTACGCCGTCTCCGTCGCCGTCCAGGGCGGCTTCGCGGTCAACGCCGGAACGGTCGGACCGCTGCTGTACGTCGGGGTGTTCTCCTCGGCCGTCGCCTTCTTCGCCTGGAACAGGGCCGTCTCGATGATCGGGGCGGCCCGCGCGGGAGTCGTCTACTACCTCCAGCCGGTGTGCGTGGCCGGCCTCGGCCTCCTGCTCCTGGGCGAGCGGACCGGACCGGCGCAGCTGCTCTGCATGGCGCTGATCCTCGGAGGGGTCGGGCTGGGGAGTGCCCGGCGGTAG
- a CDS encoding EamA family transporter, whose translation MKRLATVALTALAPISWGSTYAVATELLPPDRPLFTGVMRALPAGLLLTALARTLPKGQWWWKSAVLGILNIGAFFPLLFLSAYRLPGGVAAVLGAAGPLFVVGLAALLLGERASLRTVLAAVVGAFGVSMVVLTAEAGLDAVGVVAGVISSASMGAGTVMTKRWGRPEGVGPLAMTGWQLTAGGLFIIPVAALVEGAPPALDGKAFLGYGYMMLINTGIAYWLWFRGIGALSATSVTLLGPLSPLTAAVIGWAALGQALSPVQLVGMAIAFGATVAGQLAVARTTQPFSSTEKNDQNISIDLTDERVRR comes from the coding sequence ATGAAGCGTTTAGCCACCGTCGCCCTGACCGCGCTCGCCCCCATCTCCTGGGGCTCGACCTACGCGGTGGCCACCGAGCTGCTGCCGCCCGACCGGCCGCTGTTCACCGGCGTCATGCGGGCCCTGCCCGCGGGGCTGCTGCTGACCGCCCTGGCCCGTACCCTCCCCAAGGGCCAGTGGTGGTGGAAGTCCGCCGTCCTCGGCATCCTCAACATCGGCGCCTTCTTCCCGCTGCTGTTCCTCTCCGCCTACCGGCTCCCCGGCGGCGTCGCGGCCGTACTGGGCGCCGCCGGCCCGCTGTTCGTCGTAGGACTGGCCGCACTCCTCCTCGGGGAGCGGGCGAGCCTGCGCACCGTGCTCGCCGCCGTGGTCGGGGCGTTCGGCGTCAGCATGGTCGTCCTCACGGCGGAGGCCGGGCTGGATGCGGTCGGCGTCGTCGCCGGTGTGATCTCCTCCGCCTCCATGGGCGCAGGTACCGTCATGACCAAGCGCTGGGGCCGCCCCGAAGGCGTCGGCCCGCTGGCGATGACCGGCTGGCAGCTCACCGCGGGCGGACTGTTCATCATCCCGGTCGCCGCCCTCGTCGAAGGGGCCCCGCCCGCCCTCGACGGCAAGGCCTTCCTCGGCTACGGGTACATGATGCTGATCAACACCGGCATCGCGTACTGGCTGTGGTTCCGCGGCATCGGAGCCCTCAGCGCCACCTCGGTCACCCTGCTCGGCCCGCTGTCCCCGCTCACCGCCGCCGTCATCGGCTGGGCCGCCCTCGGGCAGGCGCTGTCGCCCGTACAGCTCGTGGGCATGGCGATCGCCTTCGGGGCCACCGTCGCCGGCCAGCTGGCGGTCGCCCGCACCACGCAACCGTTCAGTTCTACTGAAAAGAACGATCAGAACATTTCGATAGACCTGACGGATGAGAGGGTGCGACGGTAG
- a CDS encoding MFS transporter: MALFGGKTAGSGEAKVAGERSLLLGIGISAVGIGMYIPFSLVFFHHVTGLSLTLVGLVMTVTGLAGLALMPLAGSAVDRFGAKRVNLVLHATRALGFALYPFATSLPAFAAVALVTAFADRSFGVVQQSLMGEVARGAARDRLQASTRALQNAGMGAGALLVSGVLALWGTGGFTYTAWGNSLAFALAGLLVSRVRAVRTAGAAGAAGAEPVGPVGYRTVLRDRPFLGLTAANFLTALGYCALSVLFPLYLSTWLKAPDSLTGAAFTVNTVLCAGIGVLIAGRVRRSGARRTRSAALGALLFAAAFAGQIVLGTLRPGRTVTLIALLVIVVVYTLGELVHSPSGGALSVSAAPEPVRGRYLATYQLSYSLAGALAPSLFTALLAVDGRLPWAVLAVAATGAALALLRLERHLPAEAVHAEPPPAAEAVTGPVPVTSAA; this comes from the coding sequence ATGGCGTTGTTCGGGGGAAAGACGGCTGGATCAGGGGAAGCGAAGGTCGCGGGGGAGCGGTCGCTGCTCCTCGGAATCGGCATCAGCGCGGTCGGGATCGGAATGTACATCCCCTTCTCGCTGGTCTTCTTCCACCACGTCACGGGCCTCTCCCTCACCCTCGTCGGCCTGGTCATGACCGTCACCGGACTGGCCGGGCTGGCGCTCATGCCGCTGGCCGGCTCGGCCGTCGACCGGTTCGGCGCCAAGAGGGTCAACCTGGTGCTCCATGCGACACGGGCGCTCGGCTTCGCCCTCTACCCCTTCGCGACCTCCCTGCCCGCCTTCGCGGCCGTCGCCCTCGTCACCGCATTCGCCGACCGCTCCTTCGGCGTCGTCCAGCAGTCCCTGATGGGCGAGGTGGCACGGGGCGCCGCCCGCGACCGGCTCCAGGCATCCACCCGGGCCCTGCAGAACGCCGGGATGGGCGCGGGCGCCCTGCTCGTCTCCGGAGTGCTGGCACTGTGGGGCACCGGCGGGTTCACCTACACCGCCTGGGGCAACTCCCTCGCCTTCGCGCTCGCCGGACTGCTCGTCAGCCGGGTCCGGGCGGTCCGCACGGCAGGGGCGGCAGGGGCGGCCGGCGCCGAGCCCGTCGGCCCGGTGGGGTACCGGACGGTCCTGCGCGACCGCCCCTTCCTCGGGCTCACCGCCGCCAACTTCCTCACCGCACTGGGCTATTGCGCCCTCTCCGTCCTCTTCCCGCTCTACCTCTCCACCTGGCTGAAGGCCCCCGACTCCCTCACCGGAGCGGCCTTCACCGTCAACACCGTCCTGTGCGCCGGGATCGGCGTGCTGATCGCCGGCCGGGTCCGCCGCTCCGGCGCCCGCCGCACCCGCTCCGCCGCACTCGGCGCCCTGCTCTTCGCCGCCGCCTTCGCCGGGCAGATCGTGCTCGGCACCCTGCGACCCGGCCGGACCGTCACCCTGATCGCCCTGCTGGTCATCGTCGTCGTCTACACCCTCGGCGAACTCGTGCACAGCCCCTCCGGCGGCGCCCTGTCGGTCTCCGCCGCCCCCGAGCCTGTCCGTGGCCGCTACCTGGCCACCTACCAGCTGTCCTACTCGCTGGCCGGCGCGCTCGCCCCCTCCCTCTTCACCGCCCTGCTCGCCGTCGACGGCCGCCTGCCCTGGGCCGTCCTGGCCGTCGCCGCGACCGGCGCAGCCCTGGCGCTGCTCCGGCTGGAGCGGCATCTGCCGGCCGAGGCCGTGCACGCCGAGCCGCCGCCGGCCGCCGAGGCCGTCACCGGGCCGGTCCCGGTGACCTCCGCCGCCTGA
- a CDS encoding MarR family winged helix-turn-helix transcriptional regulator, with the protein MSDDKDAVDAITAQWFAVRPDLETAPMAVFGRIYRIARAMGDAMEECYARFGISRGEFDVVATLRRSGEPYTLSPRQLSATLMLTTGGMTGRLDKLEKAGLLVRKPDPHDRRGLQVTVTDRGLALIDEAVGAGLEVQRSALTGLTDEEVAVLTGLLRRLLAGV; encoded by the coding sequence ATGAGTGACGACAAGGACGCGGTGGACGCGATCACGGCCCAGTGGTTCGCCGTGCGCCCCGACCTGGAAACGGCGCCGATGGCCGTCTTCGGACGCATCTACCGGATCGCCAGGGCCATGGGCGACGCGATGGAGGAGTGCTACGCGCGCTTCGGCATCTCACGCGGCGAGTTCGACGTGGTGGCCACACTGCGCAGGTCGGGCGAGCCCTACACCCTCTCGCCCCGCCAGCTCTCGGCCACCCTCATGCTCACCACGGGCGGCATGACCGGGCGTCTGGACAAGCTGGAGAAGGCCGGACTGCTCGTGCGCAAGCCCGATCCGCACGACCGGCGGGGGCTCCAGGTGACGGTCACCGACCGTGGCCTCGCGCTCATCGACGAGGCCGTCGGCGCGGGCCTGGAGGTACAGCGCTCCGCGCTCACCGGGCTGACCGACGAAGAGGTCGCCGTGCTCACCGGTCTGCTCCGCCGACTGCTGGCCGGCGTCTGA
- a CDS encoding 4-alpha-glucanotransferase, with protein sequence MPARTKERPQMDDLARLAAQYGVATDYRPAADVTVPVPETTVRAVLGLLGVVTDDASSIRVCAEAAAREAAGRLLPPTVVLWQGEPVASEPAGLPPGTRVRVVEEETGEVLLWGPGLPLGVHRLTAEATDGRTAEATLVVAPERAPAAPERAHGLLVQLYSLLSERSWGMGDLGDLAELARWAGRTHGAGFIQVNPLHAAVPGAPTDPSPYRPSSRRFPDPVHLRIEDVPEHADCPDRRALDELAARGGELRRQVLEKGALIDRDAVWELKRSALELLYAVPRTPEREAAYGEFRAAQGPSLDTHAAWCAAAAGEDPRTRADFHRWLVWLTDTQLAATQQAARAAGMAVGIVHDLAVGVHPEGSDAGTGSCHARNISVGAPPDAFNARGQDWGLPPWRPDVLAATGYAPFRSLLRGVFRYAGALRIDHVMGLFRLWWIPEGTPPADGAYVSYDGEAMLAILVLEAHRAGALVIGEDLGTVEPRVRQELARRGVLGTSVLWFERDWDGSGSPLAPQAWRADCLATVTTHDLPPTAAKLAGGHVELRDRLGLLTRPAELERAQDAADTAEWLELLDGLGLDTKGEEAAVRALYAFLLRTPARLVGVWLPDAVGDRRPQNLPGTWDQYPNWRLPVADAGGRPLTLEELISSPRANALLSAVGEGARPRTAPPGARPV encoded by the coding sequence ATGCCCGCACGCACGAAGGAGCGCCCGCAGATGGACGACCTGGCCCGGCTCGCCGCCCAGTACGGCGTCGCCACCGACTACCGGCCCGCCGCCGACGTCACCGTCCCGGTTCCGGAGACCACCGTCAGGGCGGTCCTCGGCCTGCTGGGGGTGGTCACCGACGACGCGTCGAGCATCCGGGTGTGCGCCGAGGCCGCCGCGCGGGAGGCGGCCGGGCGGCTGCTGCCGCCCACGGTGGTCCTCTGGCAGGGGGAGCCCGTGGCATCGGAGCCCGCCGGGCTGCCGCCCGGCACCCGGGTGCGGGTGGTGGAGGAGGAGACGGGCGAGGTGCTCCTGTGGGGCCCCGGGCTGCCCCTCGGCGTCCACCGGCTCACCGCCGAGGCCACCGACGGGCGCACGGCGGAGGCCACCCTGGTCGTGGCTCCCGAGCGGGCCCCGGCCGCGCCCGAGCGGGCCCACGGGCTGCTCGTCCAGCTCTACTCCCTGCTCTCCGAACGCTCCTGGGGCATGGGCGACCTCGGCGACCTCGCGGAACTGGCCCGCTGGGCGGGCCGCACCCACGGCGCCGGGTTCATCCAGGTCAACCCGCTGCACGCGGCCGTGCCCGGGGCCCCGACCGACCCCTCCCCCTACCGGCCCTCCTCGCGGCGCTTCCCGGATCCGGTGCACCTGCGGATCGAGGACGTCCCCGAACACGCCGACTGCCCCGACCGCAGGGCCCTCGACGAGCTCGCCGCGCGCGGCGGGGAACTGCGCCGCCAGGTCCTGGAGAAGGGCGCGCTGATCGACCGGGACGCCGTCTGGGAACTCAAGCGGTCCGCCCTGGAGCTGCTGTACGCCGTCCCGCGCACACCCGAACGCGAAGCCGCCTACGGGGAGTTCCGCGCGGCACAGGGCCCCTCGCTGGACACCCACGCGGCCTGGTGCGCGGCCGCGGCCGGCGAGGACCCCCGGACGCGGGCCGACTTCCACCGCTGGCTGGTCTGGCTGACGGACACCCAGCTCGCGGCCACCCAGCAGGCGGCCCGGGCGGCCGGCATGGCCGTGGGCATCGTGCACGACCTCGCCGTCGGGGTGCACCCGGAGGGCTCGGACGCGGGGACCGGCTCCTGCCACGCCCGGAACATCTCGGTCGGGGCCCCGCCGGACGCCTTCAACGCCCGCGGCCAGGACTGGGGCCTGCCGCCGTGGCGCCCGGACGTGCTGGCCGCCACCGGCTACGCCCCCTTCAGGTCCCTGCTGCGCGGGGTGTTCCGATATGCGGGCGCCCTGCGGATCGACCACGTGATGGGCCTGTTCCGGCTCTGGTGGATCCCGGAGGGGACCCCGCCCGCGGACGGCGCGTACGTCAGCTACGACGGCGAGGCCATGCTGGCGATCCTGGTCCTGGAGGCCCACCGCGCGGGCGCGCTCGTCATCGGCGAGGACCTCGGGACGGTGGAGCCGCGGGTCCGTCAGGAGCTGGCCCGGCGCGGGGTGCTCGGCACCTCGGTGCTCTGGTTCGAGCGGGACTGGGACGGCAGCGGGAGCCCGCTGGCCCCGCAGGCCTGGCGGGCCGACTGCCTGGCCACCGTCACCACCCACGATCTGCCGCCCACGGCCGCCAAGCTCGCCGGCGGCCATGTGGAACTGCGCGACCGGCTCGGCCTGCTGACCCGCCCGGCCGAGCTGGAGCGGGCCCAGGACGCCGCGGACACCGCCGAGTGGCTGGAGCTGCTGGACGGGCTGGGGCTGGACACCAAGGGCGAGGAGGCGGCCGTAAGGGCCCTGTACGCCTTCCTGCTGCGCACGCCCGCGCGGCTGGTCGGCGTGTGGCTGCCGGACGCGGTGGGGGACCGGCGGCCGCAGAACCTGCCCGGCACGTGGGACCAGTACCCCAATTGGCGGCTGCCGGTCGCCGATGCCGGGGGGCGGCCGCTGACACTGGAGGAGCTGATCTCCTCGCCGCGGGCGAACGCCCTGCTGAGCGCGGTGGGGGAGGGCGCACGACCTCGTACGGCACCCCCGGGCGCGCGCCCCGTTTAG